A genomic region of Populus nigra chromosome 11, ddPopNigr1.1, whole genome shotgun sequence contains the following coding sequences:
- the LOC133668426 gene encoding DNA (cytosine-5)-methyltransferase 1-like isoform X3 codes for MFDDWIMNVGMRKNKKGKQKSSVSNVKKEVPEKNTKGKKRNSPDTNKEEPTGGDGSLKRPKRAAACKDFKEKSVRLHEEKSYVVESKKEQVVNEEILAVRLTQGQGEGRPNRRLIDFVVHDANGNPQPLEMVEVDDMFISGIIMPHEESLDKEKEVHVRCDGFGRIEAWDISGYEDGSPVIWLSTEVADYDCIKPAGGYKKFFDHFFQKALACVEVYKKLSRFSGGNPEFTLDELLAGVVRAMSGNKCFSGAVSIKNFLISQGEFIYHQIIGLDETSKKNDKKFADLPVLVALRDESRNHGNVLIAKAANSGGNLVIGPESVDGAVVNQSNQSSTTAEEDEDAKLARLLQEEEYWQSNMRQKKSRGSVSVSNTIYIKINEDEIANDYPLPAFYKHSNEETDEYIAVASDDVIDHPDDLPRRMLHNWSLYNSDSRLISLELLPMKPCEDIDVTIFGSGSMTEDDGSGFCLDDGPDQSSSRGLEAQDDMGLPIFLSAIKEWMIEFGSSMIFISLRTDMAWYRLGKPSKQYASWYKPVLKTVKLARSIITLLKEQSRVSRLSFADVIRKVSEFKKDHHAYISSDLAAVERYVVVHGQIILQLFAEFPDQKIKKCAFVVGLTRMMEERHHTKWVVNKKAIVQKCHSNLNPRAAMDTVASGASKRKLMQATTTRLINRIWGEYYSNYSPEDLKEGNDCDVKEEDELEEQDENEDDDKEVVVEKTLKPYSVFEHCKSHTSQKEVRWDGNPIRKTSSGEDIYKQAIVCGQVIVVGATVLVEVDEPDELPAIYFVEYMFETRNGSKMFHGRMMKCGSETVLGNTANDREVFLTNECMNYKLQDVKQAIILEVRKRPWGHHHRKDNANADRIDREKAEERKKKGLPLEYYCKSLYWPERGAFFTLPFDTMGLGSGVCHSCNLKISEEDKNISKVNSSQTGFSYKGTEYSVHDFVYVSPHQFAVESGETETFKGGRNVGLKPYAVCQLLEVVPMETKQSETTSTEVKVQRFFRPDDISPEKAYCSDIREIYYSEETHLLSVEVIEGKCEVRKKIDIPTCSAPAIFDHTFFCEHMYDPSNGSLKQLPAHIKSKFSAVSKDGDVASRKRKGKSKEGENDTEDDKKLEASPEYRLATLDIFAGCGGLSEGLQQAGVSTTKWAIEYEEPAGEAFKLNHAESLMFINNCNVILRAVMERCGDADDCISTSEAAKVASSLDAKVIDGLPLPGLVDFINGGPPCQGFSGMNRFNQSTWSKVQCEMILAFLSFADYFRPKYFLLENVRNFVSFNKGQTFRLTIASLLQMGYQVRFGILEAGAYGVSQSRKRAFIWAASPEEILPEWPEPMHVFAAPELKITLSEKSQYAAVRSTAYGAPFRAITVRDTIGDLPDVANGASKTNLEYGNDPISWFQKKIRGDMVVLTDHISKEMNELNLIRCKNIPKRPGADWRDLPDEKVKLSTGQMVDLIPWCLPNTAKRHNQWKGLFGRLDWEGNFPTSITDPQPMGKVGMCFHPEQDRILTVRECARSQGFPDNYQFFGNIQHKHRQIGNAVPPPLAYALGRKLKEALDSKRQK; via the exons ATGTTTGATGATTGGATTATGAATG TAGGTATGAGGAAGAACAAAAAAGGGAAACAAAAATCTTCAGTGTCTAATGTAAAGAAAGAAGTGccagaaaaaaacacaaaagggaAGAAGAGAAATTCCCCTGATACCAACAAGGAAGAGCCTACTGGTGGCGATGGTTCACTGAAAAGGCCTAAGAGAGCTGCTGCATGCAAAGATTTCAAGGAGAAATCTGTACGATTGCATGAAGAGAAGTCTTATGTTgttgaatcaaagaaagaacaAGTTGTCAATGAAGAAATTCTAGCTGTTCGTTTGACTCAAGGGCAAGGAGAGGGTCGCCCAAACAGGagattgattgattttgttGTGCATGATGCAAATGGCAACCCACAGCCCTTGGAGATGGTTGAAGTTGATGATATGTTTATCTCTGGCATTATAATGCCTCACGAGGAAAGCCTTGACAAGGAAAAAGAAGTGCATGTTAGGTGTGATGGCTTTGGAAGGATAGAAGCATGGGATATCTCTGGTTATGAAGATGGATCCCCAGTCATTTGGCTGAGTACTGAAGTGGCAGATTATGACTGCATTAAGCCTGCTGGTGGCTACAAGAAGTTCTTTGATCATTTCTTCCAGAAGGCACTTGCTTGTGTTGAAGTCTACAAAAAACTCTCAAGATTCTCTGGAGGAAACCCTGAATTCACCCTTGATGAGTTGCTTGCTGGGGTTGTGCGAGCAATGAGTGGAAATAAGTGTTTCTCTGGTGCAGTATCCATCAAGAATTTCCTCATTTCTCAGGGTGAATTTATTTATCACCAAATAATTGGTTTGGATGAGACTTCCAAAAAGAATGATAAGAAATTTGCAGACTTGCCTGTTCTTGTAGCCTTGAGAGATGAAAGTCGCAATCATGGAAATGTTCTGATAGCAAAAGCAGCAAATTCTGGTGGGAACTTGGTGATTGGTCCAGAATCTGTGGATGGTGCTGTTGTGAATCAGTCTAACCAATCCAGTACCACAGCTGAGGAAGACGAGGATGCTAAGTTAGCAAGATTATTGCAGGAAGAAGAGTATTGGCAGTCTAATATGAGGCAGAAGAAAAGTCGTGGTTCAGTTTCTGTGTCGAACACAATCTACatcaaaattaatgaagatGAGATTGCAAATGACTACCCTCTCCCTGCGTTTTACAAACACTCTAATGAAGAAACCGATGAGTATATAGCTGTTGCAAGTGATGATGTAATTGACCACCCTGATGATCTCCCTAGAAGAATGCTTCATAACTGGTCACTTTATAACTCAGACTCAAGGTTGATTTCTTTGGAGCTTCTTCCAATGAAACCTTGTGAAGACATTGATGTCACCATCTTTGGATCAGGAAGTATGACTGAAGATGACGGAAGCGGATTctgtcttgatgatggtccTGATCAGTCTTCTTCAAGGGGTTTGGAGGCTCAGGATGACATGGGTTTACCGATATTTTTGAGTGCGATAAAGGAGTGGATGATTGAGTTTGGATcatcaatgatttttatatcactACGCACGGACATGGCCTG GTATAGACTTGGAAAGCCATCAAAACAATATGCTTCCTGGTATAAGCCAGTCCTAAAAACAGTTAAGCTTGCAAGAAGCATCATTACATTGTTGAAGGAGCAAAGTCGAGTATCACGGCTTTCTTTTGCAGATGTAATCCGGAAAGTGTCTGAGTTCAAGAAGGATCATCATGCTTATATTTCTTCTGATCTAGCAGCTGTTGAGAGGTACGTGGTTGTGCATGGACAGATAATACTACAGCTTTTTGCTGAGTTTCCAGATCAGAAGATCAAGAAATGTGCTTTTGTGGTCGGTTTGACTCGTATGATGGAGGAGAGGCACCATACTAAATGGGTAGTGAACAAAAAAGCAATTGTGCAAAAGTGTCATTCCAATTTGAATCCTCGGGCTGCAATGGATACTGTTGCTTCTGGAGCATCCAAGAGGAAGCTTATGCAGGCAACAACAACAAGACTGATCAACAGAATATGGGGGGAATATTATTCAAACTATTCTCCAGAGGATTTGAAAGAGGGAAATGATTGTGatgtaaaagaagaagatgaacttGAGGAACaggatgaaaatgaagatgatgataaagAGGTGGTGGTAGAGAAAACACTAAAACCTTATTCAGTGTTTGAACATTGTAAATCCCATACTTCACAAAAAGAGGTAAGATGGGATGGGAATCCTATAAGAAAAACATCTTCTGGAGAAGACATTTACAAGCAAGCCATTGTTTGTGGACAGGTCATTGTGGTGGGGGCTACTGTCTTAGTGGAGGTTGATGAACCAGATGAACTTCCTGCCATTTATTTTGTGGAGTACATGTTTGAAACAAGAAATGGAAGTAAAATGTTTCATGGGAGAATGATGAAGTGCGGATCTGAGACAGTTCTTGGTAACACTGCCAATGATAGAGAGGTTTTCTTAACAAATGAATGCATGAATTATAAACTACAGGATGTTAAGCAAGCAATAATTCTGGAAGTTCGAAAAAGGCCTTGGGGACATCATCACAGGAAAGATAATGCCAATGCTGATAGAATTGATAGGGAAAAGGCagaagagaggaaaaagaaaggatTGCCACTAGAATATTACTGTAAAAGCTTGTACTGGCCAGAAAGGGGTGCTTTCTTCACTCTTCCATTTGATACTATGGGTCTTGGCTCTGGTGTCTGCCACTCTTGTAACTTAAAAATATCTGAAGAAGACAAGAATATTTCCAAAGTGAATTCTTCTCAAACAGGATTTTCATACAAGGGAACTGAGTACTCAGTCCATGATTTTGTTTATGTGAGCCCTCATCAATTTGCCGTAGAAAGTGGGGAGACTGAAACTTTTAAGGGTGGAAGGAATGTTGGATTGAAGCCTTATGCTGTGTGCCAGTTATTGGAAGTTGTTCCAATGGAAACAAAACAATCTGAAACAACATCCACTGAGGTCAAAGTTCAAAGATTTTTCAGACCAGATGATATTTCACCTGAAAAGGCATATTGTTCTGATATTCGTGAG ATATATTATAGTGAAGAAACACATCTTTTATCTGTTGAGGTGATTGAAGGGAAATGTGAAGtcagaaagaaaattgatattccCACATGCAGTGCTCCTGCAATCTTTGATCATACCTTCTTCTGCGAGCACATGTATGATCCTTCCAATGGGTCCCTCAAGcag CTACCAGCTCATATCAAATCAAAGTTTTCAGCTGTGAGTAAAGATGGTGATGTTGCAAGtagaaagagaaagggaaagtcTAAAGAAGGAGAAAATGATACAGAAGATGACAAAAAATTAGAAGCATCTCCAGAGTACCGTTTGGCCACTTTGGATATTTTTGCTGGTTGTGGTGGCTTGTCTGAGGGATTGCAGCAAGCTG GTGTCTCAACAACCAAGTGGGCCATTGAATATGAAGAGCCTGCTGGGGAAGCATTTAAACTCAATCATGCAGAATCATTGATGTTTATTAATAATTGCAATGTGATCCTAAG GGCTGTGATGGAGAGGTGTGGAGATGCAGATGACTGTATTTCTACTTCTGAGGCTGCTAAAGTGGCTTCATCACTTGATGCGAAGGTGATCGATGGTTTGCCATTGCCAGGGCTCGTGGATTTCATCAATGGAGGGCCTCCATGTCAG GGCTTCTCTGGAATGAATAGGTTTAATCAGAGCACTTGGAGTAAAGTTCAATGTGAGATGATCTTAGCATTCTTATCCTTTGCTGATTACTTCCGCCCAAAGTATTTCCTCTTAGAGAATGTGAGGAACTTTGTATCTTTCAATAAAGGACAGACTTTCCGTTTAACTATTGCTTCTCTTCTTCAGATGGGTTATCAG GTGAGATTTGGAATTTTGGAGGCCGGAGCATATGGAGTTTCTCAGTCACGCAAACGTGCCTTTATATGGGCAGCCTCCCCTGAGGAGATACTCCCAGAATGGCCAGAGCCAATGCATGTTTTTGCTGCCCCAGAGTTAAAAATAACATTGTCTGAGAAGTCACAATATGCTGCTGTTAGGAGTACTGCTTATGGAGCCCCTTTCCGTGCAATAACTGTCAGAGATACAATTGGTGATCTCCCAGATGTGGCGAATGGTGCTTCTAAGACAAATTTGGAG TACGGAAATGATCCTATCTCTTggtttcaaaagaaaattcgAGGCGACATGGTTGTCTTGACTGAccatatatcaaaagaaatgaatgaGCTGAATCTTATTAGATGCAAGAATATCCCAAAGCGGCCAGGTGCTGATTGGCGTGATCTCCCAGATGAAAAG GTCAAATTGTCTACTGGGCAAATGGTTGATTTGATACCATGGTGCCTTCCAAACACAGCTAAACGACACAATCAGTGGAAGGGGCTATTTGGAAGATTGGATTGGGAAGGGAACTTCCCAACATCAATAACAGATCCCCAGCCAATGGGTAAGGTGGGGATGTGCTTTCACCCTGAGCAGGACAGGATTCTTACTGTTCGTGAATGTGCACGATCTCAA GGATTCCCAGATAACTATCAGTTTTTCGGTAACATTCAACACAAGCATCGGCAAATTGGAAATGCTGTTCCTCCTCCTCTAGCATATGCGTTGGGAAGGAAACTTAAGGAAGCACTGGATAGTAAGAGGCAGAAATAG